Within the Oryzias melastigma strain HK-1 linkage group LG8, ASM292280v2, whole genome shotgun sequence genome, the region GGAGTGAAAAATGTActgaataaaatgtttgcagttaattttgacttttgctgtatttaaaaacaaaacaaaaaaaaatgtgtcaactaaatatttatgtgGGTGTGTCAGCATACTGGAAAGGGAAATTATGACCATcagttaaagattttaaatcaggttccttttttaaaatgcactttTCATGTCGAAgttgtttattaaaaagtgCGTTTCATTCATACATCTTTCCCCAACGTATATAAttcaaaactaaattaaatttaaatcaattaaataaacaagACACTAGTAGGCGGAAATGCACCTAAATCATCATNNNNNNNNNNNNNNNNNNNNNNNNNNNNNNNNNNNNNNNNNNNNNNNNNNNNNNNNNNNNNNNNNNNNNNNNNNNNNNNNNNNNNNNNNNNNNNNNNNNNNNNNNNNNNNNNNNNNNNNNNNNNNNNNNNNNNNNNNNNNNNNNNNNNNNNNNNNNNNNNNNNNNNNNNNNNNNNNNNNNNNNNNNNNNNNNNNNNNNNNNNNNNNNNNNNNNNNNNNNNNNNNNNNNNNNNNNNNNNNNNNNNNNNNNNNNNNNNNNNNNNNNNNNNNNNNNNNNNNNNNNNNNNNNNNNNNNNNNNNNNNNNNNNNNNNNNNNNNNNNNNNNNNNNNNNNNNNNNNNNNNNNNNNNNNNNNNNNNNNNNNNNNNNNNNNNNNNNNNNNNNNNNNNNNNNNNNNNNNNNNNNNNNNNNNNNNNNNNNNNNNNNNNNNNNNNNNNNNNNNNNNNNNNNNNNNNNNNNNNNNNNTGGTTTTGATATGTTTTGGAGTGAAAAATGTActgaataaaatgtttgcagttaattttgacttttgctgtatttaaaaacaaaacaaaaaaaaatgtgtcaactaaatatttatgtgGGTGTGTCAGCATACTGGAAAGGGAAATTATGACCATcagttaaagattttaaatcaggttccttttttaaaatgcactttTCATGTCGAAgttgtttattaaaaagtgCGTTTCGGTCATACATCTTTCCCCAACGTATATAAttcaaaactaaattaaatttaaatcaattaaataaacaagACACTAGTAGGCGGAAATGCACCTAAATCATCATCCGgctaaaaccaaaacaagaagGATGGACCGGAAACAAACTGACATCTGGAAAGACAGAGGTCTCACTTCGTCTAATTTTGAAAGCAACatgaaatcaaaagaaaaaattcttTCATAATGTTTTGAGACTCAAAGAAACCACAAGAAAACATctttctgaaaaaagaaaagaaaaacttgcaaAAGAGTAAcaacaatttaatttagattacagtttttttgctcaagTGAAGCATCTGTGCATATAGTCGATCATCTCAATGACGCACAATTCGCGCGAAACTTCATCCAGGAAgctaaagagaaaacaaactcgtttaaaatgagcaaaaaggaTAACGGTAAGacgaaaataaatgttttggtttGGATGTTTTGAACAGGGTGGGGCAGCGGATTATTAAGATAAATACTTTAGTCGAAGTTCAAGGAACAGGTTAAAAGGTTTAGCTAACTTTGCGACGTTAGCTAAACTGGAATCTAGTTTGTTTTCCGACACAAACCAtcttaatgttttttgctttttgaaagTGGAAGAACATTCAGTTCCTGTGAGAGACAGATActtttaattttcacatttatcagtaaaaatatgtgatgttttatttaattatttttcatttacgAAGAAGTGTTTCTGGAGGAAGACAGACCATTATAAGAGTGGCAAAAAAGTAGTACactcaaatgttattttattaagtataaTAGCAAGAATAGATCTAATATAGACCATGTTTGTGTAAGGTAGGAAATAATTGATTTCCTCAGATTAAACTGGAACATTTTGGATATAAAAGTAAACTTAaagtgaatcattttttttggtaCAGATTAAGTATACAGTCCATATACTACACATATAGAATACTTTTTGCAATTCCTTTTATATAGATctgaaaattatatttctatatttgtaaatgatcattttcctcCACCATCTTGAGTTTTATATAATTTCTTTTCAGTCAGTCAATCAAACTCCactggactttagctaataattacttttttaatgaataaattgtaaaataagtctgtctttgttttttttgtttttcttttttttatttatttattttctaatcaatctaatgattttttctgtaatgagtttgaaaaatctgtgttttgtccacaatctatgcttgaaataaacctaatcaatcaatcataatttgttttattccacatttgatcattttcttatgttttttaatctaaatcttggtacttaattaaaaaactattttatcgactatttaaaatatttatataaacattttgtCAGCTATTACTATTATAGTAACTTGTGCTACAAGTATACATAGGGAGGcatgtgaagtttattttttactacctatatattgtaaacttaaaatgttctaatttagtCTAAACACGTATTCTGTTAGTATACGTCTTACACTACGGGTACATGGCCTATACTGGAAATACTTCTACTCtagtatatttaaaatgtacgTTCTTTAATATCTTCAGTTCCCAGCAttcttaaatgtaaattttctgtttcattaTCTCTTTTTTTGGTGGAGGGTCTTAAGAGGAAAGCCTCCCTGACGTAGTTTCTTCTTGTCCTGTCCAGGTGCGTCCCTCATCCTTTCCTACCTGAATGAGAAGAACCGCCCCTACAGCGCGCAGGATGTCTTCTGTAACTTACAAAAGCAGCACGGTTTGGGGAAAACGGTGAGGAGGTGCTTCCACACGTCTTCTATTTGCTGTGTGTCTGTCTAACGATGGACTGCATCTGTGTGCCGTCAGGCTGTGGTCAAAGCCATGGAGCTGCTGGCTCTGGAGGGTAAGATCAAAGAGAAAACCTACGGGAAACAAAAGATTTATTTCGCCGATCAGGTTGGTTTCTTTTTGGGGGAATGCTTCGAGTCTTGTAAAGAGTTTGCAGAATGCGACTAGTACTCCTCCTCCTTATATTTCCCCACAGTCTCAGTTCAAAGACGTGAATGATGCCGACCTGAAGGCGATGGATGCGGAGATCTCGGCTCGCGGTGCAGAAGTTCAGTCCCTCACACAGAGCTGCAGAGAGTTGGACGCAGGTGCTGTACTCGACCGCTttgtagggctgccatgattagtcgactaatcgactattaaaatagtcaacgactaatttattagtcaattagtcgttgctttatattatatagagtcagagtgtttGGCAGTTGAAAGTAATAATGTCATtatgcaagcttttttttttttaactattttggcatttattaaggttttttttggtctattttggagtttagctaatatttcagctacatgctagctgttttggctaatttagattttttttgcttgttttaggctaatttggagtttaatatttcagctaaatgctagctattttggctaatttagactttttttttgctaatttggagtttagctaatactttattaccatgctagcatttttggctaacttaggcttttatgttttgtggtcagttaggagtttagctaatacttcagctaaatgctagctgttttagctaatatagacttttttgtttatttttgctaattttgagtttagctaatactttagcaccatgctagcacttttggctaatttagattttttttttgttttttaggctaatttggagtttagtcagctagatgctagctgttttggctaatttagatttttttggctatttttcgcatttataaaggtttttccttttttaggctatttctgagtttagctaatatttcacctaaatgctagctgttttggctaatttagactttttttgttttttgtttatttttactaatttggagtttagctaatactttagcaccatgctagcactttagctaacttaggcggtttttgttttttgtcagtttggagtttagctaatatttcagctaaatgctagctgttttttttcttatttagacatttttttttggctattttggcatttataaaggtttttttggggggctatttcggagtttagctaatacttcagctaaatgctagctgttttggctaatttagacttttttgttttttaggttaatttggagtttagctaatatttcagctgcatgctagctattaaATCTAAAGCGTTGCGCACAGTATGAGAATtacttataaataaagtttgatttattgattaataATTTGGCTAagtcaggctttttttttctattttggagtttagctaatattttaactacatgttagctgttttagctaactttggtttttaatactaatttgccatttaactaatattttagctgactatcagcttcagcgatttcaactatcaattttagcatcttcagcggccaaattcagcttaaagcattcacactagcattatcacaggtatgtgtgttttacatccactttgcgcacgacccgattagtcgactaatcggaaaaaataatcggtgattagtcgactattaaaataatcgtttgtggcagcactgctCTTGAGGTTTTCCCACTTTTGATGTCCTCCCAACAGAGCTGAAGGAGCTGAACAGTTCCCTCACAACAGAGGAAATGGTTGCAGAGATCCAGCAGCTGAAAGCCGAGTGCTCCGGGTACAGAGAGCGTCTGGAGAAGATCAAGTCGGCCACAAATCACGTCACACCCGAAGAAAAGGAGAAGGTACGAACTCCACGTTAACTCAAAACCCTCACTGTTTgcagtaaaatgtgtttgtttacaggTTTATAAGGAGAGGGATGTTTATGTGAAAgagtggaggaagaggaagagactagtaagacatttttaatcaaataattatcTTATTAGGATAGAGCacagaaagtttttcttttttcaggctTCAGATATGATGGATGCGATCCTGGAGGGATATccaaaaagcaaaaaggaaTTCCTGgtaagtaaaagtaaataaatctacttttttatatataaaaaaaaaaacactaactcTATTTTGTTACAGGATGAAGTGGGAGTGGAGACCGATGAAGATTGTAAGGTGGTTTTTCCCAGCAGCTGAGCAAATGTGAAGCTAAATAAGTTTgagttaaagcacatttttttatttataaaagttgttttgaataaatatttcatatctagtgggaaaaaaagctaattttaaggctttttttgaaaatgtaagaaaaaacagtttgatgctTCAGTTTTCATGTTCATATCTTAAAttgtagagaaaaaaagtttgaatgttttcagcatttttgtcatttatagaTTCTCAGCACtatgtggaaaaaatgtattctttgcTTGAAAAATGAACTGACTTCATGTTCATGGTGATATTTTCATTCTTGAACCTGaagttttcaaaaactttattacaAGCTGCTAcagtattttgtctttttttttctccatttttaagTGATTATGTCGAATTAAACCATagaaagagaaacaaacattttaataaaatacacatattCAATTATTCCACCAATTCAAATCCCAGCGGATGTTTTGTAAAGTTGCTTTATTGCGATTATACAATATAGCATTAAAGTGGCCacttaatttaacttaaaatatttgaaacaaaattgactaaaagttatttttttgtggacaTAAAAAGTTCCGTAAGTTAGAAATCACTTGAAACCTGGAAGATTTAACTTCCTAAAAATTCTGAGAATTTAAAAACGTGGCATCAACACAGTAATGAAACAGAACAATTAAAAGAAGGAAATTACAACTTAAAGGGATTGTATAAAACACATTCTAAGTGtgcatttttccacaatacatGTACATAAACACTGATTCAGAAAATAAGGCTGAGAAATCCCTCAGTGGGGAATTGTGGGGGATTTATCAATGTGTTTTCTCCtaattaaatacacaaaaattaaggtttatttaaatttgtcacatcgacatttaaaaatgtaaattctttCACATTAAAGGGGAAGTATCCACTAAAAGCGCACACGTAAAACGTAGTCAAACACttgttttaacacatttcaGGAGTGATTCTGAGCCTCAAACTCAGGCGTGACGTGCGCCTTCCCTGCATGCATCAGTGCTCCACTTGCAGCAGAAACCACCATTAAGAGTTAGTCTGGACTATTTTAAAAAGGGCATGAAGAGATTTTAACTTGCTGCAATATTTTGCACCTTCTGAAAAGGTCAGAAACTGTTTTCTCGGTCATCTCCGCTCATACCATGAAGAGGCGATCCACCTGCAGCCGGGGGTCCCAGAGGAGCTAAAGTGGGTGGGAATGCTGCAGCACAGCTTCACTgaatatgttttttctgttttttaagagtCTGTTTTTGGGGAGTTCACCAGGAAAGTCTTTGATCAGTAAAGCTGGACATTAATCTGCCGCAGAACTCTGACGACAAACTCCCGCAACGTCTGAGAAAAgagacacaaaacagaaaagtctgACTGTAAACTCAACCGCTTCATCTGTTTCTATGACAACGTCTAAGGGCCATTAAATAAGAACATCACATTTTACTAGAAtgaagtcgtaaatttattaaaaagttgtaattttaccagaataaagttgtaaaattatgagaaaaaagttgccatttaaagagaataaacttggaaatttattagaaaagtcataaatttgcaagaataaattcatacatttataaaaaaagaatcctaTTTTATTAGGAGAATTAAGTAGTAAATTCatacaaaaaattataattttaaaagaatgaagtaataaatttactagaaaaagttataattttacgAGAATGAAATAGTTAATTTGTCAGGAaagaagtcaaaattttacaagaattaaatagtaaattcattaaaatatatatatatatatattatttttgagaaataaattgttaattgatcagaaaaaaataataattttacacaaattaagtacatttattagaaaaaaagccgCAATTTTATGATAATTGAATAGTAAATTCataagaaaaagttattttacaagaataaagcagtaaatttatgagaaaaaagtcaatttcacaagaattaaaaagtcaattcatgagaaaaacaataattttacaagaattcatttataaattcacgacaaaagtcataattttacgagaatTAAATAGTaaattcataagaaaaatttctaattttaggagaattaaataatttatcaggaaaaaaaatatacaattttacacaaataatgtatgagaaaaaagtagcAATTTTATGATAATTAAATAGTAAATTCATAAGAATTTCTAATTTTAGgagaattaaataatttatcaggaaaaaaatatacaattttacacaaataatgtatgagaaaaaagtagcAATTTTATGATAATTAAATAGTAAATtcataaagttattttaaaaaactaaggcagtaaatttatgagaaaaaagtcgtaattcACAAGAATTAATTAgtaaattcatgagaaaaacataataatttaacaagaattgttttataaattcacaataaaaaagttgcaattttacgAGGATTAAATAGTAAATTCATAAGAAAAGgttataattttatgagaattaaatagtaaatttatcaggaaaaaaatatataattttgcacaaataatgtaaatttatgagaaaaacgtaattttcaaaaacttaaattgtacatttactaaaaaagtcaattttaaaaggaattaagtaaatttatgagaaaaaaagttgtaattttacgagaattaactagtaaatttatgagaaaaagctacaattttatgagattaaaatatttaatttatcaggaaaaaaatataattttacacataaggtaaatttatgagaaaaaagttgtaattttaccagagttaaattgtacatttacttttagttataattttataagaataaattacatttatgaggattaagtcataaattaattagaaaaaaagctgaatttacaaggaaaaagtcATGCTTCATCACAAATACCGTCTAGTTTGTCGTGTGAGCCTCCAACCACATTATGTGACGATTAAATCCACCAATGGAGCCGTTTATGACGATTCCATGAAGTTTGAGTTTGTCATAAGACTCTGTGTGTCATAAAGCATTTTTACAGCTATAGTGACGACAGCATTAACGGGGCGCCTGCTGGAAATCCATTCTTTGGGGGTCAAGAATCTTCTTCTCAAAAGGTCCAGTTTCCTGTAAATTCTTTTCAATGTTCTTATAGTTAGAATACagtaaaagttttattatttccttATTTGTGAAACAAATGCTGAAGTTACCGCTTACAATGTGCTCTACATCTTTCACACTGAAACAggctaaaaagaaaattcttagtaaaacagatttttgcttcaaaaatgtattattttaatctagtaaattctcaatttataacataaaatttattattataaaatattgacACTTTTACTCACAATTCTACGAGTTTATTCtaataatattttgattttttcctaATATTAAAAccttattctcataaaattacaactttttttttctttattcttgtaaattgttttcttattttagtggAGGCCctaaaactgtcgttttctgaGCACAAACGATAGAAGACGTATTTGGTACCTGCGGTTTGCAGTGCTCCTCAATCCAGCTAAAAACACACGCAGACAGTTCCTCGAAGCTGCTGACCGACACGGAGTTGCTGAAGGACACAAACAGGGAGTCCATGATGCTCTGAAAGATGTCAAACTTGACCTGGTCGGAGACCTGATCCTCTCCCTGCTGCGGGTTGCTCTGGTGCGCCTTTACTATGTGCTCATAGTTCCTtcaaaacacataaatacatcaaattagAATATTTATACAATTTAAAGCTCAcagattatttcagttttattatattaaatctaaaaatcttaGCACTTATAGAAGataattttaaactaaaatacataattgacattttttcaatacattttacaataaaaaggggcataactggaaaaaaaaacaatttttttggcaaaagaaGAACCATTTCTGTGAGAAAGTTTCAGCTGCTTTCTCACGTTTTCATTATCTTCAGTGCCATAACTTCTTTCCTCAGGACAGAGACTTCCTCTTCttgcttcttcttttctttatgaagaaaatgaatgtaGTCAAttgctgaaaaaagaaaaaaaatatgttttttttttggcttttgcttATAGTTTTAATCATAATAGTAGCTGAAATTTAGTGGAAGCTATCATCCTTTACTTGTCTGAAAATATCTTCACTTTAAGCATAAATGGTTACAAGTTTTGAGTAAATGTTACTTTTCTGCAGGATTGTAGCTTTGCTGATCTTCTGTGCTCCTACTGCAAACTCAGACTGCTGTTGACAGGTGGGAACAATCGACTGAAGATCATCATAacctttctaaaataaaaccaacaagaaaaacatggtTATTAACACCAAAATACTTGAAATTTGAAGGGGTTTTACCTTAATGGCGTCTCGGCGCTTCTGCTCGGCTTGCGTGTGCGCCTGTCTCCGTCGATCTTTATACGAGTCTTTAAGCGACGTTTCGTGTCTGTAGTCGCTGTCCTCATCGtctatttagaaataaattaaactgcAGATTAACCCAAGCACAAAAAGCTTTTTGAGAAATGCAAAGAAGTGAAacataaatgttaaattgacggttctaaagggaaaaaaaggtagGAAGCAAAATTggagattaaaaagaaaaaatatttgcttcttATTTACATTTAGAATTAAAATTAGAGATTGAAATCATCggatgttttataaaaaataatctttcatATTGTATTCCATACCTGTATTTGGTACTGAAGAGGCACTTGTTGAACCAATGCTGTTCGCTCTGGACACCACGCTTCCTTTTCTGGCCGTTTCAAGGTAGAAACCTGCAAATATAAGCAtaaatcatgagaaaacaatcagaaaagTTGCTTTGTCACAtcaagaatttattttaaacacaaaaaagtactCACTTTGGTCAAAGCCACCATCGCTGAAAGCACCATCTGTCTGCGCAGCcatcatgaaaaagaaaatgacagaaaaagtgATGATGCTTCTCTAAATACAccgaaaacaaagacagaaagcaAACCAGCAGAACACCCACTGAGGATTGTCCTAGTTTAACAAGTTCAACCATTCAAAGGGAGAAAATAACTGCTTTGGGTCACAAATTAGTTTATGTGggacacaacaacaaaaggttCACAATTTAGGCCGTGATTTTCTAGTGGTTCCCTCttgaataaagcatcaaaaTTAAGctgacatatataaatataattaatcttaaatttaaagctttgtgggtaaaacttttaactttttacattaaaatatatatcttaaAAGTCGTACTTTGTGGtagcaaacaataaaataaacttttatttaaatttaaagatattAAAAGGCGTTATTATTACTCGTGAAATCTGATTATCCGCATAAAAACTCAACTCTACGTTCTTTTGTTTAGTTATCTACAATTCTGCTGagcaaaagtgtatttttcagGTACAcgaggacttaaaaaaaacccgaATTAACGCGAGTTTTCAGGTAGCTTTGTTTACTTAGCTAGCTTGCTTGCTAAGCACTTCAATGTTGCTTAACGTCACTAAGCTAGCCGCCGTTAGCCGCGAAGCTACCAAAGCTGTTCCCACTTTACTTCCGCGTTTTGACAGCCGAGTCGGTTATAACTGCCGCCGCCACCAACACACACCTgacaactgtttaaaaaagtcaagtttgTCACAAGTTAAAATGTGGTTATTAAGAGTGTCTTACTTTCCAGTGCTCCTCTGGAGATGTAGGATCCGTCATTTTGAAAGGCTGAAAAAACTAATACTGGTGTTGCATTCACGTGTCACTCGTAAATCAACTCGctttgtcaaaacatgaaaaaagcgTTGCCTTTTTGTACCACTAACATCAAAGTAATACttcaattatatatttatatatctatgtgttctgtgttttttatgttttattatttgtgcaCCAAGTAAAAAGATACATtcgtaattattttatttttccactcaTATAGTCTTAAAACTGGTGTAATTTATGGTAAAAATTTAGgcacacttttaaaacataaattattcacaaaatatatttttaagtatctataaacaccaaaattacaattttactttattcacaATTAAAGTTTCCTACTGACCTCAAATG harbors:
- the LOC112146408 gene encoding homologous-pairing protein 2 homolog, whose amino-acid sequence is MSKKDNGASLILSYLNEKNRPYSAQDVFCNLQKQHGLGKTAVVKAMELLALEGKIKEKTYGKQKIYFADQSQFKDVNDADLKAMDAEISARGAEVQSLTQSCRELDAELKELNSSLTTEEMVAEIQQLKAECSGYRERLEKIKSATNHVTPEEKEKVYKERDVYVKEWRKRKRLASDMMDAILEGYPKSKKEFLDEVGVETDEDCKVVFPSS
- the mlx gene encoding max-like protein X, with the translated sequence MTDPTSPEEHWKTDGAFSDGGFDQSFYLETARKGSVVSRANSIGSTSASSVPNTDDEDSDYRHETSLKDSYKDRRRQAHTQAEQKRRDAIKKGYDDLQSIVPTCQQQSEFAVGAQKISKATILQKTIDYIHFLHKEKKKQEEEVSVLRKEVMALKIMKTNYEHIVKAHQSNPQQGEDQVSDQVKFDIFQSIMDSLFVSFSNSVSVSSFEELSACVFSWIEEHCKPQTLREFVVRVLRQINVQLY